The genomic window TCCTTATCCGTCATGATCGTCGCCGGGTTTGAGTTTACAAGGATGACGCGGTAGCCTTCCTCCTTCAATGCAAGGCAGGCCTGCGTGCCTGCATAGTCGAATTCTGCCGCCTGTCCGATGATGATCGGTCCGCTTCCTATGACCAGTATGGTTTTGATGTCTTCACGTTTAGGCATGGTTGGCCTCCTTTATGTTCATCAGTTCTATGAATTCATTGAAAAGGTATCCGGGATCGTGGGGGCCTGCCCCCGCTTCCGGGTGGTACTGCACTGAAAATGCCGGATATTCTGTATGGCGCATCCCTTCCACAGTATCATCGTTCAACGCGCGGTGTGTGACTTCAAGGCCGGTGCCCAAAAGCGTATCCGGGTCGATCGAGAAACCGTGGTTCTGTGAGGTGATCTCTATCTTTCCAGTAGAAAGGTTCTTTACGGGATGGTTGCTGCCGCGGTGGCCGAATTTCATCTTGTATGTCTTTGCACCGCATGCGAGGCCAAGCAGCTGATGGCCCATGCAGATGCCGAACAATGGGATGCCGAGCAGCGCCTTCACCGTTTTGATCTGGTCTGGGATGTTCGCCGGGTCTCCCGGGCCGTTCGACAGCATCACACCATCCGGGCGCATCTGTCTGATTTCGTCTGCCGTCGTATCATGGGGCACCACCGTCACATCACATCCGTATGAATTCAGCTGGCGGACGATGTTCTCCTTCTTGCCGTAGTCGATCAGGACGACACGTGGTCCCGGACCGGTTGAAATGTATGGTGTCTTCGTGGAGGCACGCTTTACCTGATCCGTGCGGAACGTCGAGTTCTGCAGCAGTTCGATGAGGTCCTCGTGGTATGTTTCATCGGTGATCACCGCCTTCATCACCCCGCCGCTCCTCAGCTTTCTCGTGATGCTGCGGGTATCGATGCCGCTGATTCCCGGTATGTCATGGCGTTTCAGGAATGCATCAAGCGTTTCCGTCGTACGGAAGTTCGAAGGATCTGTACATGCTTCCCTGACGACGACCCCGCGGGCCTGTGGATTGAATGATTCGCTGTCCTCTATGTTCATGCCCGTATTACCTGTAAGCGGATAGGTGAACGTGATGATCTGATCCGTATAGGACAGGTCTGTGATGACTTCCTGGACCCCCGTCATCGAAGTGTTGAAGACGAGTTCCCCTTCCGATGCCCTGTTCGCTCCAAATGGATAGCCCTCATACACGGTGCCATCCTCCAGTACCAGATACCTTTTTTCCTTCAGCATTATGCTTCCTCCTTATAGGCGATTTTCCCGTCCACGATCGTCATGTGGATATCGGATTCCAGTGCGGTTCCATGGAATGGCGTATTGCGCGCCTTCGAATGGAACTTTTCCTTGTCGAGTACATAATTCCTGTCCAGATTGATGATGGTGATGTCAGCCGGCCGGCCTTCGGCCAGCACACCCATGTCCAGACCAAATGTTTCGGACGGTCTGACGGTCAGCCAGTCGACGAGCTGCTGCAGTGTGAATGTGCCTGTTCTGACGAGTTTCGTGTAAAGCAGCTGGAAGGCATTTTCGCTGCCGGTGATGCCGAATGGTGCCGTCTCGATGCCGACCGCCTTATCCGCTTCTGCGTGCGGGGCGTGGTCCGTCGCAATCATGTCAATCGTCCCGTCAAGCAGCCCCTCGATCAGTGCTTCGCGGTCCTCCGTGCTCCTGAGCGGCGGATTCATCTTGAAATTCGGGTCCTTCTCCACGATATCATTTTCATCCAGTACAAGGTGGTGCGGCGTCACTTCCGCAGTGACCCGGATGCCTGCACGCTTTGCATCCCGGATGACCCGGACGCTCTCTTTTGTACTTACATGGCACACATGATAGTGGCAGCCTGCCGCTTCCGCGAGCAGCACATCCCGTGCGATATGTACCGATTCCGTCACCGAAGGGATGCCCGGGATGCCGAGCTTTTCACTCGTCTTCCCTTCGTGGATCGCACCCCCGTGGATAAGCGTGTTCTCCTCGGTGTGGGCGACGATCGGCATGCCCACTCGGGCACCTTCCTTCATCGCCTGGAGCATCATGTCGGCACTCTGTACCCCGACGCCGTCATCGGTGAATGCGAATGCACCAGCTGACTTGAGTGCTTCGAAATCGACCAGTTCACGCCCCAGCTGGCGCGTAGTGATGGCCGCATATGGAATCACTTTGACATGGGCCGTCTCCCGGATCCTTCTTTGGATATCCGCCATCGTTTCAGCATCATCCGGCACCGGCCGTGTGTTCGGCATCGGGCAGATGGCCGTGAAGCCGCCGCGTGCTGCTGCGCGCGTGCCCGTTTCGATCGTCTCCTTGTGCTCGCCCCCCGGCTCCCTCAGGTGGACATGCACGTCCACAAATCCCGGAGTGATGAGCATGCCGGTACAGTCCACCGTTTCATCGGCTTCCGTGGTAATGTTGTCTGCCATCTCTTCAATCCTGCCGCCATCGACAAGGATGTCCTTCCTGACCTGCCTGTTGTCTTCAAGTACCGTTCCATTTTTCAAAAGCATCTTCATTATTGTTCACTCCCAAGGATTTCTTGTAGTACACTCATGCGCATGAATACGCCGTTGTTCATCTGTTCGAAGATGACCGAGCGCGGTGCTTCGATCAACCGGCCGTCTATCTCGACATCACGGTTGACCGGGGCCGGGTGCATGATGATGGCTGTGTCCTTCATGCGCTGATACCGTTTCAATGTCATGCCGTATCCGTTGTGGTACGCCGTCTTCGTAAAGTCCTTCTCGTCCCCATGCCGTTCGTGCTGCACCCGGAGGAGCATGATGACGTCGGCATCGCCGACTACATCGTCAAGAGCGACGTATGGGACTTCGATGCTCTCATCCTGCCAGGCCTCCGGTGCACTGAACCGGACTTCGGCACCAAGCTTCGCCAGTGCCTGCTGGTTGCTCCTCGCCACCCGGCTATGGGAGATGTCCCCGGCGATTACCACCTTCAGTCCTTCGAACCGGCCGAAGCGGTCATAGATGGTCATCAGGTCGAGCAGGGACTGCGTAGGATGCGAACCGCTCCCGTCGCCGCCGTTGATGATCGGGATGCCGAGCCCCTCCATCTCATCATAGTAGGCGGTTACGCCATGGCGGATGATGAGTGCATCGCAGCCGATGGCCTCCATGGTGCGGCACGTATCATAGAGCGACTCGCCCTTTGTCACGGAACTGTGGTCGACATCGAACGGCAGCGAGGTGATGCCGAGGTGCTTCTCGGCCATTTCGAAGCTCGCCTTCGTCCGTGTCGATGGTTCAAAGAAGAGGTTGGCCACATACTTCCTTTCGGGAAGCGGTCCGTAGTTTCCCGCCTTCATCTCGAGTGCACGGCGTATGAGCCGCATGATATCGTCCTTGGACAGGTCATTCATTGACAGCAGACTATTCATCACGGACAGGAGCCTCCTTCGGTAGAATTGCATTCAAGAGAATACCGGCGACTGCAGCAAGTGCCATCCCTTCGAGGTTGAATGGGATGTCGCCGATGGTGAAGTCGAGATGTGCCTTGCCGATGCCGATGACCAGTATTACGGAAGCGATGACCAGGTTCCTCTTAGAATCCAGATTCACCTGCTCATCGATGAGCATCCGGAGCCCGCTTGCAGCGATGATCCCGAAAAGGAGGATCGATACGCCGCCCATGACGGGTGTTGGAATGCTCTGCACGACGGCAGTGAACTTGCCGATGAAGCCGAGGATGATTGCGAGTACCCCGGCGCCGCCGATGACCCACACGCTGAAGATGCGGGTAATGGCCAGCACACCGATGTTTTCACCATATGTCGTTGTCGGCGGCCCGCCGATGATGCTTGAGAACATCGTGGATACACCGTCGCCGATCAGCGAGCGGTGGAGTCCGGGCTTCCTGAAGAAGTTCCGTCCGACGATCTTGTTGATGGCCATCTGATGGCCGATGTGCTCACTTACCGTGACGAATACGATCGGCAGCATGACGATCATCAGCCCGAAATTCCATGTCGGGTCATAGGAGACAAAGGGCAGATGGACGTCCGGTGTGACGAACCACCCGGTCTCGATGATGCCCGTGAAGTCTACGATGCCGACAAGTATGGCGGTGATGTAGCCGCCGACGATGCCGATCAGGACCGGTATGAGCGACAGGACGCCCCGGAGGAAGATGGACGCACAGATGGTAATCGTGAGCGTCATTGCAGCGACGAATATGTAAAGCATGCTGTAGCCTTCCTGGTTGCCGGAGTCCGTATACATCGCCATATCCACTGCGACCGGCGCAAGTCCGAGTCCGATGACCATGATGACCGGTCCGACGACCACCGGCGGCAGCAGATTCATCAGCCAGTCGGTACCGAACAGCCGGATGATGAACCCGATGATGACATAGAGTACACCGCTGAAGAACAGCGCGGTGAGCACTTCACCAAGGCTGTTCGCCCCAAGGGCGATGGTGATGGGAAGGATGAATGCAAAGCTCGAACCGAGGTATGCAGGAATCTGCCCCTTGGTGATGAGTATATAGAGCAGCGTCCCAACCCCGCTTGCGATGAGGGCGGCTGATATCGGCAGCCCCGTCAGGAACGGAACGAGCACCGTTGCACCGAACATTGCGAACAGGTGCTGCGAACTGAGCAGCAGCCATTGGGCCGGCTTCGGCTTCTCATGGACATCCAGTACCGGCGCCACATTTTTTGTGAAAATCTCTTCTGTCGATTCTTTATCCTGCATGTTCGAATTCCCCCTGCTATTTGGTTAGTGTCACTTCGTTCCTGTCATCGTGCTCTTCGAGATGGACATTGATCTTTTCATTCCGTGCTGTGGGGATGTTCTTGCCGACGAAATCCGCCCGTATCGGCAGTTCCCGATGTCCCCTGTCGACCAGTACAGCGAGCGTGATCTTCGACGGACGGACCTGGTTCAGTATCGCATCCATCGCCGCCCGGACCGTCCGGCCCGTATACAGTACATCGTCCACGACGATGACATGGCGGTCATCGAGCGGCACATCGACCGCGATGGCCTCCTCCGCCTCCCTGCTGTCCATCGGGCGGTCATCCCTGAAGGCGGTGATGTCGATGGTGCCGGTGGGGACCTTCACCCCGTCGATCTCCTCCATCTTCTTTTGCAGCCTGCGTGCGAGATATTCCCCCCGCGTCCTGACACCAAGGAATACGATGCCCTCAGCACCTTTGTTGCGTTCAAGAATTTCATGTGACATCCGCGTCAATGAGCGGCTGATCTGCGCTTCATCAAGAATGACTCTTGGTTCCATTTAATCGGCTCCTCTTTAAAATAGTATAAAAAAATACTCATGTCCTTAGACATGAGTATACACGTATCCTAATAATTATGCATCCCGCCCACTACGGGTGCACTCGTTTATACCATGTCTTTGAAGCCTCACGGGACTTCCCTTAAAGACATTTCATATTCACTTTTCCTTAATATCTTAGACTTAAAGATTTCTAAAGTCAAGTATTATTCTGAAAGCGGCGTCAATGTTTCCAGTACATCCTCGAACTGATCCGGCAGCGGCGCAGTAAATTCCAGATATTCTCCGGTCTTCGGATGAATGAATCCGAGCGCGCCTGCATGGAGCATCTGCCCCTCTGTCTCAAGCGTCTTCCTCGGTCCGTATTTCGGATCGCCGGCAAGCGGATAACCGATATATTTCATATGCACACGGATCTGGTGGGTGCGTCCTGTATCCAGTATGCACTCCACCAGTGTGAAATCCTTGTACCTCTCCAGCACATTGAAGTGTGTGACGGCTTCCTTGCCGTCATCGACGACGGCCATCTCCTGACGCTCTTTCGGATTTCTGCCGATCGGTGCCTCGATCGTCCCCTTATCATGCGGGATCGTGCCGTGCACCAGTGCTGTATATTTCCGTGTCACGCTCTTTTCCACCAGCTGCTCCACGAGATGCCGGTGCGTCACATCATCCTTCGCCACCATCAGGAGGCCGCTCGTATCCTTGTCGATACGATGGACGATGCCCGGGCGGAGTTCCCCGTTTATGCCGGAAAGGTTGTCCAGCTGATGCATCAGTCCATTCACCAGGGTGCCTGACGGATGACCCGCAGCCGGGTGGACCACCATGCCCTTCGGCTTGTTGACCACCGCCACTTCATCATCCTCATGGACGATATCAAGATTGAGATCCTCGGGCACAATGTCCGCCTCGACAAGCTCCCGCACTTCAACAGTCACCACATCATCCTTCTTGACCTTGTAGTTGGGCTTGACCGTTCCACCGTTCACTTTCACCAGTCCATCCCTGATGCGTCCCTGCATATCGCTGCGGGATGTGTCTTCGAGCTGTTCTGCAAGCAACCTGTCGATCCTCTGGCCACTGTCCATATCACTTACTGTAATTTCATGCATCCTTGTCACCTTTTCCTGTAAAGAAGAATTCCAAAAGCATTAGTATGACACCAATCGTCAAGGCGCTGTCCGCGACATTAAAAATCGGAAAATCATAAAATACGATCAGTACATCGATGAAATCGACGACTTCCTGAAATAAAATACGATCTATAAAATTGCCGAGCGAGCCCGCCATCAGCATGACGATTGCCAGCTGAAGGAGGAAATTGCCCTTCGCTTCCTTGATATACACATAGACCAGTATGGCCAGCACGACCACCGTCACCACATAGAAGAAGATCATCTGTCCCTGGAACATCCCCCAGGCAGCGCCGCTGTTGCGGTGGGAAGTCAGTTCCAGATACTTGCCGAGTACTGGAATCGACTCCCCCTCCTCCATGAAGCGGACGACCAGATATTTGGTGAACTGGTCGAGACCCAATATGAACAGCCCAATAAGCGTCATCGGGATGAGTCTGTATGATTTCATGGGAGCCCCCTACATCTGGTCGACAACTTCACGACATCTTGGACAGATGTCATCATCGCCGCCGTGGATGGATTCGGCTGTGGAATAGTTCCAGCAGCGCTCGCAGCGTGTGCCTTCGGCATGTTCGACCTTCACGCTGATGTGATCATACCGCTTTCCGTCCGGCAGTGAATCGACGACTTCCACCTGGGAGACGATGAAGAGCTGCGTCAGTGCACCATTGATCTCGTCATAGCTCATGCCTTCGGGTTCGGTCACATGGACTTTGGCTTCGAGCGACTTCCCGATAACCTTCTCATTCCGTGCTTCCTCAAGTGCCTTCAGCACATCATCCCTGACATCCATGAAGTGCTTCCATTTTTCGACGAGTGCCGTATCCACTTCCGCTTCTTCCGGAAGGTATTCCAGATGGACGCTCTCCTTCTCCACATATGGCGTATGCTGATGAATCTCTTCTGCCGTATGCACGAGTACAGGTGCCAGCAGACGGTTCAATTCGGTAAGGATCCTGTAGAGCACAGTCTGCATGCTGCGTCTGATGTGTGCATCTTCATTCTCGATGTAGAGGATGTCCTTGCCGTAGTCCAGATAGAAGTTCGAAAGATCCACATTGATGAAGTTCTGGAGCGACTGGTACATGGACACATAGTCGTAGCGGTCATAGCAGTCGCGCATCAGGTTGACCATCTCGTTGAAGCGCTGCATCATGAACTGGTCGACTTCCTTCATGTCCTCATATGCCACAGCATCTTCATTCGGATTGAAATCCGCAACGTTGCCGAGCAGGAACCGGAATGTGTTCCGGACCTTGCGGTAGACTTCGGAGACCTGCTTCAGTATATCGTCAGAAATCCTGACATCCTCTTCAAAGTCGGAGGACATGACCCACAGGCGGATGATGTCGGCACCCATCTGCTTCATCACCTTCTCAGGCAGGATGACGTTGCCGAGGGATTTCGACATCTTCTTCCCTTCCCCATCCATGACGAAGCCATGGCTGAGCAGTTCCTTGTATGGCGCAATGCCTTTGGTCGCCACGCTTGTGATGATGGAGGAGTTGAACCATCCGCGGTACTGGTCGGAACCTTCGAAATAGAGGTCCGCCGGGTATGTCAGGTAGTCGCGCGTCGCCAGCACACCGCGGTGTGTGGAGCCGGAGTCGAACCAGACGTCCATGATGTCCATCTCTTTCGTGAACTCACCGTTCGGGGAGCCTTCGTGCGTATAGCCTTCAGGCAGAAGGTCTTTGGCATCCCATTCGAACCAGATGTTCGAGCCGTGCGTTTCGAAAAGCTGCGCCACGTGTTCGATGACATCCGTATTGACGATCTCCTGGCCGTTTTCTGCATAGAAGAATGGCAGCGGCACCCCCCATACACGCTGGCGGGAGATGACCCAGTCGCCGCGGTTCTTGATCATGTTGTACATCCGCTTCTGGTTCCATGGCACCTGGAACTTCGTATCCATGACCGCCTGCAGGATATCTTCCCTGACATTTTTGATCGATGCGAACCACTGTGGTGTCGCACGGAAGATGACCGGTGTCTTTGAACGCCAGTCGTGCGGGTAGGAGTGCGTATAGAAGTTCAGCTTCAGCAGCGTGCCGCTCGCTTCGAGATCTTCCGTGATGACCTTGTTCGCCTCATCATAGAAGAGTCCGGAGTATTTGCCCGCTTCATCGGTGAAGACACCTTTGTCATCCACGGGGCTCAGTACCTCGAGGTCGTACTTCTGGCCGAGGACGAAGTCATCGTCCCCGTGTCCCGGCGCCGTGTGGACACAGCCTGTACCGGCATCCGTCGTTACGTGGTCACCGAGGACGACGAGGCTTGTGCGGTCGAACAGCGGGTGGCTTGTAGTGACATACTCGAGTGACTCTCCCTTGAATTCCTTCGTCCGGGTCACTTTGTCCTTGTCGAAATCCACTTCTTCAAGGAAATGGTCGAGCAGATCTTCCGCCACGATGTATTCCTTCCCTTCGTAGCCGAACTGCACATAGTTCAGTTCAGGATGGACCGCAACCGCCTGGTTGGCCGGAATCGTCCACGGGGTCGTCGTCCAGATGACGAGTTGGACACCTTTGTCCACTGCACCTTTACCATCTTCGACTTCGAAGCCGACATAGATGGACGGGGAACGCTTATCCTTGTATTCAAGTTCCGCCTCCGCCAGTGAGGATTCATTAACCGGAGACCAGTAGATCGGTTTCTTGCCCTTGTAGATCAGGCCCTTTTCGACCATGTCCTTCAGCACACGCACCTGCGCCGCTTCGAACTCGGGCTTGTATGTGAGGTATGGATTGTCCCATTCCCCATCAATGCCCATGCGCTTGAACCCTTCACGCTGCTGGTCGATCTGGGTGTTGGCGAACTCGATGCATTTGTTCCTGAACTCTTCGGTCGTCATGCTCTTGCGGTCGACACCCTTGTTCGTCAGTGCCTGTTCGATCGGCAGTCCATGCGTATCCCAGCCCGGGACATATGGCGCATAGTATCCACGCATCTGCTTGTTGCGGATGATGATGTCCTTGATGATCTTGTTGAGCGCATGCCCCATGTGGAGCGAACCATTGGCATATGGCGGGCCATCGTGCAGTACATATGGTGTATTGCCTTCATTCAGTTTCAATTTCTTTTCGTAAAGCTTGTCTTCCTGCCACTTCTTCTGCATTTCAGGCTCTTTGTTGATGAGCCCTCCACGCATTTTGAATTTTGTCTTCGGCATGAGCAGTGTATCTTTATAATCCATTTTTCCTAGCTCCTTCTCCTATTTTTGGTTGTTGGAATAAAAAACTCCGGAGCGTCGTCAACAGGGGCGAAAAAATCCGCGGTACCACCCTAATTGACTCCGGTCCAGAGTCCACTCGATTCAGATATGAAGATAAATCATTAGTGATATCAAGACCGCCACTGTGTGCCGGAGCTTCCACCCTCCTCCGGTCGCTTGATCTATAATGACGTCTGCATGTCTAACAATACTATTATTATGCTAAATATCCGCTGATCCGTCAACATCTCATTCGTCCTGTTTCTTCTCCACCGCTTCCAGATCATCCACGCGATGCTCGAGATTCTTATCGAAGTCGAGCAGATAGTCCCAGTCATCCGACTTCAGCAGATCCAGCTGCGCTTCGACAAGCATCTTGAAGCGTGCACGGAATATTTTCGACTGGCGTTTCATATCTTCCGTCTGATTGGCGATATGACGGGCACGCGCGAGACCTTCATCCACAACGCGTTCACGCTCCGCTTCAGCCGCACGGATGATCTCCTCGGCCCGTGCCTGGGCGGTGCGTTTCGCTTCGTCCCCTGCACGCTGGGCGGTCAGGATCGCCTCGTTGATGCTCGTTTCGACGTTTCTGAAGCTGTTCAGATTTTCTTCCTTCTCATCAAGCATGCCTTCAAGCTGTCTGATCTTCTCGTCCCGCCTGTCGATTTCTTCCTGCATGTTCCTGAGATGCGCGCGGACTTCCTGTTCATCGAGACCCCGGTATACTGTCGGAAACTTGCGGTTCACCGCTTCTTCTCTATCCATAATTTTCACCTCAGTTGTGTATTACCCATCCCTGTAGACTCTAACCTCAAGCCGGTACTTGCCCTTCTTCGTCTCCGCAATCAGCTGCGTGACTTTGAAGCGTCCGAAATGACGGATGGATACCGTATCACCAGTTTCCATTATAAATGAAGGATTCTCAACAATCGAATGATTGACTTTGACCTTGCCCTTCTCGACACGCGCCTTCGACTTGGCACGCCCTTCTTTGATGACCTCGGAGATGATGGCATCCAGTCTGAAGGAGGCGACGAGTATGGACATCGGCTTCCCGTCATCCACTGGTTCGATGAATGATTCGTGCGGCACCTCCGTCAGTACGACAGGCGCATTCCGTATCCGGGTCAAGGTCTGATGGAACAACGGAGCATACGGGGCAGCGACGGCAAACTGGATCTTTCCGCCTACTACAATGTCGCCGATCAGGGAGCGGTCCACACCGACATTCATCACGGCACCCAATATGTTGCGGTGGGTCAGTTTGACGAATTTTTCCGGATACT from Salinicoccus sp. RF5 includes these protein-coding regions:
- the carA gene encoding glutamine-hydrolyzing carbamoyl-phosphate synthase small subunit, encoding MLKEKRYLVLEDGTVYEGYPFGANRASEGELVFNTSMTGVQEVITDLSYTDQIITFTYPLTGNTGMNIEDSESFNPQARGVVVREACTDPSNFRTTETLDAFLKRHDIPGISGIDTRSITRKLRSGGVMKAVITDETYHEDLIELLQNSTFRTDQVKRASTKTPYISTGPGPRVVLIDYGKKENIVRQLNSYGCDVTVVPHDTTADEIRQMRPDGVMLSNGPGDPANIPDQIKTVKALLGIPLFGICMGHQLLGLACGAKTYKMKFGHRGSNHPVKNLSTGKIEITSQNHGFSIDPDTLLGTGLEVTHRALNDDTVEGMRHTEYPAFSVQYHPEAGAGPHDPGYLFNEFIELMNIKEANHA
- a CDS encoding dihydroorotase, which gives rise to MKMLLKNGTVLEDNRQVRKDILVDGGRIEEMADNITTEADETVDCTGMLITPGFVDVHVHLREPGGEHKETIETGTRAAARGGFTAICPMPNTRPVPDDAETMADIQRRIRETAHVKVIPYAAITTRQLGRELVDFEALKSAGAFAFTDDGVGVQSADMMLQAMKEGARVGMPIVAHTEENTLIHGGAIHEGKTSEKLGIPGIPSVTESVHIARDVLLAEAAGCHYHVCHVSTKESVRVIRDAKRAGIRVTAEVTPHHLVLDENDIVEKDPNFKMNPPLRSTEDREALIEGLLDGTIDMIATDHAPHAEADKAVGIETAPFGITGSENAFQLLYTKLVRTGTFTLQQLVDWLTVRPSETFGLDMGVLAEGRPADITIINLDRNYVLDKEKFHSKARNTPFHGTALESDIHMTIVDGKIAYKEEA
- a CDS encoding aspartate carbamoyltransferase catalytic subunit — encoded protein: MNSLLSMNDLSKDDIMRLIRRALEMKAGNYGPLPERKYVANLFFEPSTRTKASFEMAEKHLGITSLPFDVDHSSVTKGESLYDTCRTMEAIGCDALIIRHGVTAYYDEMEGLGIPIINGGDGSGSHPTQSLLDLMTIYDRFGRFEGLKVVIAGDISHSRVARSNQQALAKLGAEVRFSAPEAWQDESIEVPYVALDDVVGDADVIMLLRVQHERHGDEKDFTKTAYHNGYGMTLKRYQRMKDTAIIMHPAPVNRDVEIDGRLIEAPRSVIFEQMNNGVFMRMSVLQEILGSEQ
- a CDS encoding uracil-xanthine permease family protein produces the protein MDVHEKPKPAQWLLLSSQHLFAMFGATVLVPFLTGLPISAALIASGVGTLLYILITKGQIPAYLGSSFAFILPITIALGANSLGEVLTALFFSGVLYVIIGFIIRLFGTDWLMNLLPPVVVGPVIMVIGLGLAPVAVDMAMYTDSGNQEGYSMLYIFVAAMTLTITICASIFLRGVLSLIPVLIGIVGGYITAILVGIVDFTGIIETGWFVTPDVHLPFVSYDPTWNFGLMIVMLPIVFVTVSEHIGHQMAINKIVGRNFFRKPGLHRSLIGDGVSTMFSSIIGGPPTTTYGENIGVLAITRIFSVWVIGGAGVLAIILGFIGKFTAVVQSIPTPVMGGVSILLFGIIAASGLRMLIDEQVNLDSKRNLVIASVILVIGIGKAHLDFTIGDIPFNLEGMALAAVAGILLNAILPKEAPVRDE
- a CDS encoding twin-arginine translocation signal domain-containing protein → MDRRDFHKKCGAGTGCP
- the pyrR gene encoding bifunctional pyr operon transcriptional regulator/uracil phosphoribosyltransferase PyrR — encoded protein: MEPRVILDEAQISRSLTRMSHEILERNKGAEGIVFLGVRTRGEYLARRLQKKMEEIDGVKVPTGTIDITAFRDDRPMDSREAEEAIAVDVPLDDRHVIVVDDVLYTGRTVRAAMDAILNQVRPSKITLAVLVDRGHRELPIRADFVGKNIPTARNEKINVHLEEHDDRNEVTLTK
- a CDS encoding RluA family pseudouridine synthase, which encodes MHEITVSDMDSGQRIDRLLAEQLEDTSRSDMQGRIRDGLVKVNGGTVKPNYKVKKDDVVTVEVRELVEADIVPEDLNLDIVHEDDEVAVVNKPKGMVVHPAAGHPSGTLVNGLMHQLDNLSGINGELRPGIVHRIDKDTSGLLMVAKDDVTHRHLVEQLVEKSVTRKYTALVHGTIPHDKGTIEAPIGRNPKERQEMAVVDDGKEAVTHFNVLERYKDFTLVECILDTGRTHQIRVHMKYIGYPLAGDPKYGPRKTLETEGQMLHAGALGFIHPKTGEYLEFTAPLPDQFEDVLETLTPLSE
- the lspA gene encoding signal peptidase II gives rise to the protein MKSYRLIPMTLIGLFILGLDQFTKYLVVRFMEEGESIPVLGKYLELTSHRNSGAAWGMFQGQMIFFYVVTVVVLAILVYVYIKEAKGNFLLQLAIVMLMAGSLGNFIDRILFQEVVDFIDVLIVFYDFPIFNVADSALTIGVILMLLEFFFTGKGDKDA
- the ileS gene encoding isoleucine--tRNA ligase → MDYKDTLLMPKTKFKMRGGLINKEPEMQKKWQEDKLYEKKLKLNEGNTPYVLHDGPPYANGSLHMGHALNKIIKDIIIRNKQMRGYYAPYVPGWDTHGLPIEQALTNKGVDRKSMTTEEFRNKCIEFANTQIDQQREGFKRMGIDGEWDNPYLTYKPEFEAAQVRVLKDMVEKGLIYKGKKPIYWSPVNESSLAEAELEYKDKRSPSIYVGFEVEDGKGAVDKGVQLVIWTTTPWTIPANQAVAVHPELNYVQFGYEGKEYIVAEDLLDHFLEEVDFDKDKVTRTKEFKGESLEYVTTSHPLFDRTSLVVLGDHVTTDAGTGCVHTAPGHGDDDFVLGQKYDLEVLSPVDDKGVFTDEAGKYSGLFYDEANKVITEDLEASGTLLKLNFYTHSYPHDWRSKTPVIFRATPQWFASIKNVREDILQAVMDTKFQVPWNQKRMYNMIKNRGDWVISRQRVWGVPLPFFYAENGQEIVNTDVIEHVAQLFETHGSNIWFEWDAKDLLPEGYTHEGSPNGEFTKEMDIMDVWFDSGSTHRGVLATRDYLTYPADLYFEGSDQYRGWFNSSIITSVATKGIAPYKELLSHGFVMDGEGKKMSKSLGNVILPEKVMKQMGADIIRLWVMSSDFEEDVRISDDILKQVSEVYRKVRNTFRFLLGNVADFNPNEDAVAYEDMKEVDQFMMQRFNEMVNLMRDCYDRYDYVSMYQSLQNFINVDLSNFYLDYGKDILYIENEDAHIRRSMQTVLYRILTELNRLLAPVLVHTAEEIHQHTPYVEKESVHLEYLPEEAEVDTALVEKWKHFMDVRDDVLKALEEARNEKVIGKSLEAKVHVTEPEGMSYDEINGALTQLFIVSQVEVVDSLPDGKRYDHISVKVEHAEGTRCERCWNYSTAESIHGGDDDICPRCREVVDQM
- a CDS encoding DivIVA domain-containing protein, giving the protein MDREEAVNRKFPTVYRGLDEQEVRAHLRNMQEEIDRRDEKIRQLEGMLDEKEENLNSFRNVETSINEAILTAQRAGDEAKRTAQARAEEIIRAAEAERERVVDEGLARARHIANQTEDMKRQSKIFRARFKMLVEAQLDLLKSDDWDYLLDFDKNLEHRVDDLEAVEKKQDE
- a CDS encoding YlmH/Sll1252 family protein, which codes for MKEIYQHFRKEEHEKITMLNGKFEIAARDYYPILLDFLDPREQMIVTSLAGLHSGLRVEFYGGPGRRERQRAMIVPDLLEVSEADFEIIVFELEYPEKFVKLTHRNILGAVMNVGVDRSLIGDIVVGGKIQFAVAAPYAPLFHQTLTRIRNAPVVLTEVPHESFIEPVDDGKPMSILVASFRLDAIISEVIKEGRAKSKARVEKGKVKVNHSIVENPSFIMETGDTVSIRHFGRFKVTQLIAETKKGKYRLEVRVYRDG